The Nitriliruptor alkaliphilus DSM 45188 genome includes a region encoding these proteins:
- the ehuD gene encoding ectoine/hydroxyectoine ABC transporter permease subunit EhuD encodes MSAATTPTEGRSDRPEFQPHRRWYRRPDVAVPVALVTIGFAILVSAGDVTGRYQARFTAERDVVPDWEFLFHLIPQMLRGLYVTARATVLGFMIAVTLGFLMALARRSQVRAVSWPAVAIIEFIRSTPILVQLVFLQALTRATPVIALTGVQVLIIGLGVHYATYCSEGYRAGINSVAKGQWEASTALNLSPWTKWTKVIIPQAVPNTLPALGNYLIAGFKDAPIADAVVAVPGVLFFANTIRADSFRPVEPYLLIGVGFLLVSLPAAFLVRRLERRLAYERI; translated from the coding sequence TTGAGCGCCGCGACCACGCCGACCGAGGGCCGCAGCGACCGGCCCGAGTTCCAGCCGCACCGCCGCTGGTACCGCCGACCGGACGTCGCCGTCCCCGTCGCGCTGGTCACCATCGGCTTCGCGATCCTCGTGAGCGCCGGCGACGTGACGGGGCGCTACCAGGCCCGGTTCACCGCCGAGCGCGACGTCGTGCCGGACTGGGAGTTCCTGTTCCACCTCATCCCGCAGATGCTGCGCGGCCTGTACGTCACTGCACGGGCGACCGTCCTCGGCTTCATGATCGCCGTGACCCTCGGGTTCCTCATGGCGCTGGCGCGCCGCTCGCAGGTCAGGGCCGTCTCCTGGCCCGCGGTGGCCATCATCGAGTTCATCCGCTCGACGCCGATCCTCGTCCAGCTCGTGTTCCTGCAGGCGCTCACCCGCGCGACCCCCGTCATCGCGCTGACGGGGGTGCAGGTGCTGATCATCGGGCTCGGCGTCCACTACGCCACGTACTGCTCCGAGGGGTACCGCGCCGGCATCAACAGCGTGGCCAAGGGGCAGTGGGAGGCGTCGACGGCGCTGAACCTCAGCCCCTGGACCAAGTGGACCAAGGTCATCATCCCGCAGGCCGTGCCCAACACCCTGCCGGCCCTCGGCAACTACCTCATCGCCGGTTTCAAGGACGCGCCGATCGCGGACGCGGTCGTCGCGGTGCCAGGCGTGCTGTTCTTCGCCAACACCATCCGGGCCGATTCCTTCCGGCCGGTGGAGCCCTACCTGCTCATCGGTGTCGGCTTCCTGCTCGTCAGCCTGCCGGCCGCGTTCCTCGTGCGACGACTGGAGAGACGCCTTGCCTACGAACGCATCTGA
- the ehuA gene encoding ectoine/hydroxyectoine ABC transporter ATP-binding protein EhuA, with protein sequence MRGVNKRFGDNVVLRDLDLDVDPGERVVIIGPSGSGKTTILRVIMTLERPDSGTIEIGGKHLYHREGPGGLKPANEKQISKVRSDIGMVFQHFNLFPHMSSLENIMLAPVKVHGKSRDEARERGMELLEKVGLADHANHTPGELSGGQKQRVAIARALATEPAVMLFDEVTSALDPELVGEVLNVLRDIAEEGATTMMLVTHEMGFASEIADRVVMFDHGQILESGTPDELLRDPQEQRTKDFLGAVFEH encoded by the coding sequence ATGCGCGGCGTGAACAAGCGCTTCGGTGACAACGTGGTCCTACGCGACCTCGACCTCGACGTCGACCCGGGCGAACGTGTGGTGATCATCGGCCCGTCGGGGTCCGGCAAGACCACGATCCTGCGCGTGATCATGACCCTCGAGCGTCCCGACAGCGGGACGATCGAGATCGGCGGCAAGCACCTCTACCACCGCGAGGGTCCCGGCGGCCTCAAGCCCGCGAACGAGAAGCAGATCAGCAAGGTCCGCTCCGACATCGGGATGGTGTTCCAGCACTTCAACCTGTTCCCGCACATGAGCTCGCTCGAGAACATCATGCTGGCGCCGGTCAAGGTGCACGGCAAGAGCCGCGACGAGGCCCGCGAGCGCGGCATGGAGCTGCTCGAGAAGGTCGGCCTCGCCGACCACGCCAACCACACCCCCGGCGAGCTGTCCGGTGGCCAGAAGCAGCGCGTGGCGATCGCCCGGGCCCTGGCGACCGAGCCCGCGGTGATGCTGTTCGACGAGGTCACCTCGGCGCTCGACCCCGAGCTGGTCGGTGAGGTGCTCAACGTGCTGCGCGACATCGCCGAGGAGGGCGCGACCACGATGATGCTGGTCACCCACGAGATGGGCTTCGCCAGCGAGATCGCCGACCGCGTCGTGATGTTCGACCACGGGCAGATCCTGGAGTCCGGTACCCCCGACGAGCTGCTGCGCGACCCGCAGGAGCAGCGCACCAAGGACTTCCTCGGCGCCGTCTTCGAGCACTGA